One genomic region from Aquipuribacter sp. SD81 encodes:
- a CDS encoding transaminase encodes MTGVDPARVAELHAAATTTFEAQRPRSRELYARARRVMPGGVPMSWMVKWPGPWPTFVAHASGAHFTDVDGNDHVDLCLGDTGAMTGHSPAATVAAVRTQLDRGITTMLPGEDAVLAAEDLTARFGLPQWQFTLTATDANRHLLRYARHVTGRPRVAVVDWCYHGSVDETFATLDADGRVVARRGNIGPPVPPEVTTAVVPFNDVAAMERALASREVAAVLLEPAMTNIGIVLPDEGYLAAVRALCDETGTLLVVDETHTLCAGPGGCTREWGLRPDAVVVGKTIGGGVPAAAFGMTTELAERVQRSVELEDVDVGGVGGTLAGNALSMAAVRATLTEVLTAEAFATMTARAVRWTEGVQAGIDAAGLPWQVTRLGCRAEYTFRPTPPHDGAEAAAADDFDLQQLLHLHALVDGVLLTPFHNMALMSPDTTDADVDRHSTSFAAVTRALTA; translated from the coding sequence GTGACCGGCGTCGACCCGGCGCGCGTGGCGGAGCTGCACGCCGCCGCCACGACGACCTTCGAGGCGCAGCGCCCGCGCTCGCGCGAGCTGTACGCGCGCGCCCGCCGGGTCATGCCCGGCGGGGTGCCGATGTCGTGGATGGTGAAGTGGCCCGGCCCGTGGCCGACCTTCGTCGCGCACGCGTCGGGCGCGCACTTCACCGACGTCGACGGCAACGACCACGTCGACCTCTGCCTCGGCGACACCGGCGCCATGACGGGGCACTCCCCCGCCGCCACGGTGGCGGCCGTGCGCACGCAGCTCGACCGCGGCATCACGACGATGCTCCCGGGCGAGGACGCGGTGCTCGCGGCGGAGGACCTGACCGCGCGCTTCGGGCTGCCGCAGTGGCAGTTCACGCTCACCGCGACCGACGCCAACCGCCACCTGCTGCGCTACGCCCGACACGTGACCGGCCGCCCGCGGGTCGCCGTCGTCGACTGGTGCTACCACGGCAGCGTCGACGAGACCTTCGCCACGCTCGACGCCGACGGCCGGGTCGTCGCCCGGCGCGGCAACATCGGCCCGCCCGTGCCGCCGGAGGTGACGACGGCCGTCGTGCCGTTCAACGACGTCGCGGCCATGGAGCGCGCGCTCGCCTCGCGCGAGGTCGCGGCGGTCCTGCTGGAGCCGGCCATGACGAACATCGGCATCGTGCTGCCAGACGAGGGCTACCTCGCCGCGGTGCGCGCGCTCTGCGACGAGACGGGCACCCTGCTCGTGGTCGACGAGACCCACACGCTGTGCGCGGGCCCGGGCGGCTGCACGCGGGAGTGGGGGCTGCGCCCGGATGCCGTTGTCGTCGGCAAGACGATCGGTGGTGGCGTGCCCGCGGCCGCCTTCGGCATGACGACGGAGCTGGCCGAGCGCGTGCAGCGCAGCGTCGAGCTCGAGGACGTCGACGTCGGCGGGGTCGGCGGCACCCTCGCCGGCAACGCGCTGTCGATGGCCGCCGTCCGCGCGACGCTCACGGAGGTCCTCACCGCCGAGGCCTTCGCGACCATGACGGCGCGGGCGGTCCGGTGGACCGAGGGCGTGCAGGCGGGCATCGACGCGGCCGGCCTGCCGTGGCAGGTGACGCGCCTCGGCTGCCGCGCGGAGTACACGTTCCGCCCGACCCCGCCGCACGACGGCGCCGAGGCCGCCGCAGCCGACGACTTCGACCTCCAGCAGCTGCTGCACCTGCACGCCCTCGTCGACGGGGTGCTCCTCACCCCGTTCCACAACATGGCGCTCATGAGCCCGGACACCACCGACGCCGACGTCGACCGGCACAGCACCTCGTTCGCGGCCGTGACGAGGGCCCTGACCGCCTGA
- a CDS encoding trypsin-like serine peptidase: MRRPHPNARRLLALAAGLALTAGLATPAGAVPSERAAGVAHARAATTAAERAAVAAYWSPARMRAARPADALAPTVTPGEVSTADVARGSASVRPTARPGGGKGKPGGGGGGGTVVTGAEWTGGTAVVATTGKVFFTLGGSNYVCSGSAVTSANESTVLTAGHCLHGGPGAYATNWAFVPAYDDGARPYGTFVATDLYTTSQWASSGDFSYDVGFATVAPVAGATLTDTTGAQGITFSAPRQESRYAFGYPAAKPYDGSDLVHCAGPLKSDPYGADTLGMDCTMTGGSSGGPWLSQFSTSTGLGQLSSVNSYKYSSDSRSMYGPYLGSVAQQLYATASR, encoded by the coding sequence ATGCGCCGACCCCACCCCAACGCCCGCCGGTTGCTGGCCCTCGCCGCAGGGCTCGCCCTCACCGCGGGCCTGGCGACGCCCGCCGGGGCCGTCCCGTCCGAACGCGCCGCCGGCGTCGCGCACGCCCGCGCCGCCACGACGGCCGCGGAGCGCGCCGCCGTCGCCGCGTACTGGTCCCCCGCGCGGATGCGTGCGGCGCGGCCCGCCGACGCGCTGGCCCCGACCGTGACCCCCGGCGAGGTGAGCACGGCCGACGTCGCGCGCGGCTCGGCGTCGGTGCGACCGACTGCCCGGCCCGGCGGCGGGAAGGGCAAGCCCGGCGGCGGTGGTGGCGGCGGCACGGTCGTCACGGGCGCGGAGTGGACCGGCGGCACCGCGGTCGTCGCGACCACGGGCAAGGTGTTCTTCACCCTCGGCGGCAGCAACTACGTGTGCTCCGGGTCCGCGGTGACGAGCGCGAACGAGAGCACCGTCCTGACCGCGGGCCACTGCCTGCACGGGGGTCCGGGCGCCTACGCCACCAACTGGGCGTTCGTCCCCGCCTACGACGACGGCGCCCGGCCGTACGGCACCTTCGTCGCCACGGACCTGTACACGACGAGCCAGTGGGCGAGCAGCGGCGACTTCTCCTACGACGTCGGCTTCGCGACAGTCGCCCCGGTCGCCGGCGCGACCCTGACGGACACCACGGGGGCGCAGGGCATCACGTTCAGCGCTCCGCGGCAGGAGAGCCGCTACGCCTTCGGCTACCCGGCGGCGAAGCCCTACGACGGCAGCGACCTCGTGCACTGCGCGGGTCCGCTGAAGTCCGACCCGTACGGCGCGGACACCCTCGGCATGGACTGCACCATGACGGGCGGCTCCTCGGGCGGGCCGTGGCTCTCGCAGTTCAGCACGTCGACCGGCCTAGGCCAGCTGAGCTCGGTGAACTCCTACAAGTACTCCTCCGACTCCCGCTCGATGTACGGGCCGTACCTCGGCTCGGTCGCGCAGCAGCTGTACGCGACCGCCTCCCGCTGA
- the gabT gene encoding 4-aminobutyrate--2-oxoglutarate transaminase codes for MTTVTVDADPTRSPAVVAGVEQVRRLRTAVPGPVSLRLRERRAAAVAAGVGMVLPAFVERAGGAVLVDVDGNSLVDLGAGIAVVNAGHAHPRVVAAVTEQAEAFLHTCFMVTPYEGYVAVAERLGGLVPVDGPTRTVLLSSGAEAVENAVKIARAATGRDAVAVFDHAYHGRTNLTMAMTAKAMPYKRGFGPFAGEVYRAPMSYPFRDPAGLTGEEAAERAVRSLVTQVGAEELACLVIEPIQGEGGFVEPAPGFLPALAAWCRDHGVLLVADEIQTGFARTGDVFALDHEGVRADLVTVAKGLADGMPLAGVVGRAEVMDAVHAGGLGGTYGGNPVACAAALASADVMTEEDLPARAREIEAVLRPALEAAREHAPGIGDVRGRGAMLAVELVRPGTLEPDAAEAARVARTCHEAGVVVLTCGTYGNVIRLLPPLTIDPALLADGTAVLVEALTGRAGSAA; via the coding sequence ATGACGACGGTAACCGTGGACGCCGACCCGACCCGCTCCCCCGCCGTGGTCGCGGGGGTCGAGCAGGTGCGCCGGCTGCGGACGGCCGTGCCCGGGCCCGTGTCGCTCCGCCTGCGCGAGCGGCGCGCGGCGGCCGTCGCGGCCGGGGTCGGCATGGTCCTGCCCGCCTTCGTCGAGCGGGCCGGCGGGGCGGTGCTCGTCGACGTCGACGGCAACTCCCTCGTCGACCTCGGCGCGGGCATCGCCGTGGTCAACGCGGGCCACGCGCACCCCCGCGTCGTGGCCGCCGTCACAGAGCAGGCCGAGGCCTTCCTCCACACGTGCTTCATGGTGACCCCGTACGAGGGCTACGTCGCCGTCGCCGAGCGACTCGGCGGGCTCGTGCCCGTCGACGGGCCCACGCGGACGGTGCTGCTGAGCTCGGGGGCGGAGGCCGTCGAGAACGCCGTGAAGATCGCCCGCGCCGCCACCGGGCGCGACGCCGTCGCCGTCTTCGACCACGCCTACCACGGCCGCACGAACCTCACGATGGCGATGACGGCCAAGGCGATGCCGTACAAGCGCGGCTTCGGCCCGTTCGCGGGCGAGGTGTACCGCGCGCCGATGTCGTACCCGTTCCGCGACCCCGCCGGGCTGACCGGCGAGGAGGCGGCCGAGCGCGCGGTCCGCAGCCTCGTCACGCAGGTCGGCGCGGAGGAGCTCGCGTGCCTCGTCATCGAGCCGATCCAGGGCGAGGGCGGCTTCGTCGAGCCCGCGCCCGGCTTCCTGCCCGCGCTGGCCGCATGGTGCCGCGACCACGGCGTGCTGCTAGTGGCCGACGAGATCCAGACGGGCTTCGCGCGCACCGGCGACGTGTTCGCCCTCGACCACGAGGGCGTGCGGGCCGACCTCGTGACGGTGGCCAAGGGCCTCGCCGACGGCATGCCGCTCGCGGGGGTCGTGGGCCGCGCCGAGGTCATGGACGCCGTCCACGCCGGCGGCCTCGGCGGCACGTACGGCGGTAACCCCGTCGCGTGCGCGGCCGCGCTCGCGAGCGCCGACGTCATGACGGAGGAGGACCTGCCCGCGCGGGCGCGGGAGATCGAGGCCGTCCTGCGTCCCGCGCTCGAGGCGGCACGCGAGCACGCGCCGGGGATCGGCGACGTGCGGGGCCGCGGCGCCATGCTCGCCGTCGAGCTGGTGCGGCCCGGGACGCTCGAGCCGGACGCGGCCGAGGCGGCCCGCGTCGCCCGCACCTGCCACGAGGCCGGCGTCGTGGTGCTGACGTGCGGCACGTACGGCAACGTCATCCGGCTGCTGCCGCCGCTCACCATCGACCCGGCGCTGCTCGCCGACGGCACCGCCGTGCTCGTCGAGGCCCTCACGGGACGCGCCGGCAGCGCCGCGTGA
- a CDS encoding response regulator transcription factor, which produces MSVGAATEGEAVRVLVVDDDALLRAGVRVVLEAAGLEVVGEAGDGLAAVAAVASLDPDVVLMDVRMPGVDGVEATRRVVASGARARVLVLTTFRHDEYVWGALEAGASGFLLKRASPERLVDAVRTVAAGESLLDPAVTHDLVARFVGAGAAAGARDADPDAAARVAGLTDREQEVLRLVAEGLSNAELAERLTIAESTAKTHVKRILAKVGARDRAQAVVLAYRSGLAG; this is translated from the coding sequence GTGAGCGTCGGCGCGGCGACGGAGGGCGAGGCCGTGCGCGTGCTGGTCGTCGACGACGACGCGCTCCTGCGCGCGGGGGTGCGGGTCGTGCTCGAGGCGGCGGGCCTGGAGGTCGTCGGCGAGGCGGGCGACGGCCTCGCCGCGGTCGCAGCGGTCGCCTCGCTCGACCCCGACGTCGTGCTCATGGACGTCCGGATGCCCGGGGTCGACGGCGTGGAGGCGACCCGACGGGTCGTCGCCTCCGGCGCGCGGGCGCGGGTGCTCGTGCTCACGACCTTCCGGCACGACGAGTACGTGTGGGGGGCGCTGGAGGCCGGCGCGAGCGGGTTCCTGCTCAAGCGCGCGAGCCCGGAGCGCCTCGTCGACGCGGTCCGGACGGTCGCGGCCGGGGAGTCGCTGCTCGACCCCGCCGTCACGCACGACCTCGTCGCCCGCTTCGTCGGCGCGGGCGCGGCCGCGGGTGCGCGCGACGCGGACCCGGACGCGGCCGCGCGCGTCGCCGGGCTCACCGATCGCGAGCAGGAGGTGCTCCGCCTCGTCGCCGAGGGGCTGTCGAACGCCGAGCTCGCCGAGCGCCTCACCATCGCCGAGTCGACCGCCAAGACGCACGTCAAGCGCATCCTCGCCAAGGTCGGCGCCCGCGACCGCGCCCAGGCGGTCGTGCTGGCGTACCGCTCGGGGCTGGCCGGCTGA
- a CDS encoding ABC transporter permease, whose amino-acid sequence MLQTVRRRPGDALLVAFAVVAFGYLFVPIGYVVAFSFNDGRRSNLIWRGFTWDNWLNPCGAPGVCEALGNSIRIGLLATLVATALGTLLAYALVRYRFRARGAINLLIFLPMATPEVVLGASLLAQFLNVGARLGFWTIVAAHIMFTLSFVVVTVKARVATLDPRLEEAAADLYASGAQTFLRVTLPLLLPGIAAAALLAFSLSFDDFIITNFNSGNTDTFPKFVYVAAARGIPAQAYVIGSAMFAISLLVVVAGRLLTLRRGRG is encoded by the coding sequence CTGCTGCAGACCGTCCGGCGCCGGCCCGGTGACGCCCTCCTCGTCGCCTTCGCCGTCGTCGCCTTCGGGTACCTGTTCGTCCCGATCGGCTACGTCGTCGCCTTCTCGTTCAACGACGGGCGCCGCTCCAACCTCATCTGGCGCGGCTTCACGTGGGACAACTGGCTCAACCCGTGCGGGGCGCCCGGGGTGTGCGAGGCGCTCGGGAACTCCATCCGCATCGGGCTGCTCGCGACCCTCGTCGCCACCGCGCTCGGCACGCTGCTCGCCTACGCGCTCGTGCGCTACCGGTTCCGCGCCCGTGGCGCGATCAACCTGCTCATCTTCCTGCCGATGGCGACGCCGGAGGTCGTGCTCGGCGCGTCGCTGCTCGCGCAGTTCCTCAACGTGGGGGCGCGGCTCGGCTTCTGGACCATCGTGGCCGCCCACATCATGTTCACGCTGTCGTTCGTCGTGGTGACGGTCAAGGCGCGGGTCGCGACGCTCGACCCGCGCCTGGAGGAGGCCGCCGCGGACCTCTACGCCTCCGGGGCGCAGACCTTCCTGCGGGTGACGCTGCCGCTGCTGCTCCCGGGCATCGCCGCGGCGGCGCTGCTCGCGTTCTCCCTCAGCTTCGACGACTTCATCATCACGAACTTCAACTCCGGCAACACCGACACCTTCCCCAAGTTCGTCTACGTGGCGGCCGCCCGCGGCATCCCCGCGCAGGCGTACGTGATCGGCTCGGCGATGTTCGCGATCTCGCTGCTCGTCGTCGTCGCCGGCCGGCTCCTCACGCTCCGCCGCGGCCGGGGCTGA
- the dxr gene encoding 1-deoxy-D-xylulose-5-phosphate reductoisomerase: MRRVTVLGSTGSIGTQALDVVGRNPDRLRVTGLAARGGDPDLLVRQAVEHDVDVVAVGDARVAADVETRLRGAGRRTEVLVGDGAATELAARDTDVVLNGLAGAVGLRPTLAALEAGHVLALANKESLIVGGPLVRRAARPGQIVPVDSEHSALAQCLRGGRAEEVRRLVLTASGGPFRGRDRTSLAGVTAEQALAHPTWAMGPLVTCNSATLVNKGLEVIEAHLLFDVPMDRVDVVVHPQSVVHSMVEFLDGSTLAQCSPPDMRLPIALGLTWPDRLTDAAPGLDWTQAAAWTFEPVDHATFPAVRLAREAGAAGGVAPAVYNAANEVAVAEFLAGNTGFLQIVDTVAEVLDEAAARGLAEPRDVDDVVEADAWARARAAETLAARGTRDL, translated from the coding sequence ATGCGGCGCGTCACCGTCCTCGGCTCCACCGGGTCCATCGGCACCCAGGCCCTCGACGTCGTCGGCCGCAACCCGGACCGGCTCCGGGTGACCGGTCTCGCCGCCCGCGGCGGCGACCCCGACCTGCTCGTGCGGCAGGCGGTCGAGCACGACGTCGACGTCGTCGCGGTCGGCGACGCCCGCGTGGCCGCCGACGTCGAGACCAGGCTCCGGGGGGCGGGGCGCCGCACCGAGGTCCTCGTCGGCGACGGCGCCGCCACCGAGCTCGCGGCGCGCGACACCGACGTCGTGCTCAACGGGCTCGCCGGCGCCGTCGGGCTGCGCCCGACGCTCGCGGCGCTGGAGGCCGGGCACGTGCTCGCGCTCGCGAACAAGGAGTCCCTCATCGTCGGCGGGCCGCTCGTGAGGCGCGCGGCCCGGCCCGGGCAGATCGTGCCCGTCGACTCCGAGCACTCCGCGCTCGCCCAGTGCCTGCGCGGCGGGCGCGCGGAGGAGGTCCGCCGCCTCGTCCTCACCGCCTCCGGCGGGCCGTTCCGCGGCCGCGACCGCACCTCGCTCGCGGGGGTCACCGCCGAGCAGGCGCTCGCCCACCCGACGTGGGCCATGGGCCCCCTCGTCACGTGCAACTCCGCGACGCTCGTGAACAAGGGGCTGGAGGTCATCGAGGCGCACCTGCTCTTCGACGTGCCGATGGACCGGGTCGACGTCGTCGTGCACCCGCAGTCCGTCGTGCACTCGATGGTCGAGTTCCTCGACGGCTCGACCCTCGCGCAGTGCTCGCCGCCGGACATGCGCCTGCCCATCGCGCTCGGGCTCACGTGGCCCGACCGGCTCACTGACGCCGCCCCCGGCCTGGACTGGACGCAGGCGGCGGCGTGGACGTTCGAGCCCGTCGACCACGCGACGTTCCCCGCCGTCCGCCTCGCCCGCGAGGCCGGCGCCGCGGGCGGCGTCGCCCCCGCGGTGTACAACGCGGCCAACGAGGTGGCGGTCGCGGAGTTCCTCGCCGGGAACACCGGCTTCCTCCAGATCGTCGACACGGTGGCCGAGGTTCTCGACGAGGCGGCCGCGCGCGGCCTCGCCGAGCCGCGCGACGTCGACGACGTCGTCGAGGCCGACGCGTGGGCGAGGGCCCGCGCGGCTGAGACACTGGCAGCCCGCGGCACGCGGGACCTATAG
- a CDS encoding ABC transporter permease: protein MAVAHAPAGHDRVSPTPTEPGPGRRRQLGWLLTLPGLGWLALFFALPIALLFSTSLMVPVPGGDIGQFEPAFRVANYTEALAEYWPTFVRSFAYGLLATVLALLIGYPLAYVVAVKCRRFPTLQALLLVLIIAPFFTSFILRTIAWRQILADEGVVVQTMQALALLPGDGRLTATSFAVVAGLTYNFVPFMTLPIYASLERLDLRYVEAGQDLYAGPWTTFRTVTWPLSLPGVVAGTLLTFIPASGDYVNAALLGTSRTQMIGNVIESRFFRIVDYPTAAALSFLLMATILVIVFLYIRRAGTEDLV from the coding sequence GTGGCGGTCGCCCACGCCCCCGCGGGGCACGACCGGGTGTCCCCGACCCCGACCGAGCCGGGCCCGGGGCGGCGCCGCCAGCTCGGCTGGCTCCTCACGCTGCCCGGGCTGGGCTGGCTAGCGCTGTTCTTCGCCCTGCCCATCGCCCTGCTGTTCTCCACCTCGCTCATGGTCCCGGTGCCGGGCGGGGACATCGGCCAGTTCGAGCCGGCCTTCCGGGTCGCGAACTACACCGAGGCGCTCGCGGAGTACTGGCCGACCTTCGTCCGCTCCTTCGCCTACGGGCTGCTCGCGACGGTGCTCGCGCTCCTCATCGGCTACCCGCTCGCCTACGTCGTCGCGGTCAAGTGCCGGCGGTTCCCCACGCTGCAGGCGCTGCTCCTCGTCCTCATCATCGCGCCGTTCTTCACGAGCTTCATCCTCCGCACGATCGCGTGGCGGCAGATCCTCGCCGACGAGGGCGTCGTCGTGCAGACGATGCAGGCGCTCGCGCTGCTCCCGGGTGACGGCCGGCTCACCGCGACGTCGTTCGCGGTGGTCGCGGGCCTCACGTACAACTTCGTGCCGTTCATGACCCTGCCGATCTACGCCTCGCTCGAGCGGCTCGACCTGCGCTACGTCGAGGCCGGGCAGGACCTGTACGCCGGGCCGTGGACCACGTTCCGCACCGTCACGTGGCCGCTGTCGCTGCCCGGGGTCGTCGCGGGCACGCTGCTGACGTTCATCCCCGCCTCCGGCGACTACGTCAACGCCGCGCTGCTCGGCACCTCGCGGACGCAGATGATCGGCAACGTCATCGAGTCGCGGTTCTTCCGCATCGTCGACTACCCGACGGCGGCGGCGCTGTCGTTCCTGCTCATGGCGACCATCCTCGTCATCGTCTTCCTCTACATCCGGCGGGCCGGCACCGAGGACCTCGTGTGA
- a CDS encoding saccharopine dehydrogenase C-terminal domain-containing protein, whose product MRILVVGSGGVGDAFARIVARRDFAEAVVMADRDLVRAERTVAAVRERHPHERRFTATTVDASDSAAVAAVAREHRATHVLNAVDPRFVMPVFSGALAAGADYLDMAMSLSRPHPERPYEETGVTLGSEQFEAAARWEAAGRLALVGMGVEPGLSDVFARYAVDHLFSEVDELGTRDGSNLTVDGYDFAPSFSIWTTIEECLNPPVVWERERGWFTTAPFSEPEVFDFPGGIGPVECVNVEHEEVLLMPRWLDARRVTFKYGLGDEFIEVLEVLHKVGLDRTDTVRVGSADGPVQVSPRDVVAACLPDPATLGDRMRGATCAGLWVTGTGTDGRPREVYLHHVVDNEWSMAEYGAQCVVWQTAVNPAVALELLARGTWSGTGVLGPEAFDAVPFLELLRDGYGSPWGMQEREPTRVLDLTAAEQMAETD is encoded by the coding sequence GTGCGCATCCTCGTCGTCGGCTCCGGTGGCGTCGGAGACGCCTTCGCCCGCATCGTCGCTCGGCGTGACTTCGCCGAGGCCGTCGTCATGGCCGACCGCGACCTCGTCCGCGCGGAGCGGACGGTCGCGGCCGTCCGGGAGCGGCACCCGCACGAGCGGCGGTTCACCGCGACCACCGTCGACGCCTCCGACTCCGCGGCGGTCGCCGCCGTCGCCCGCGAGCACCGCGCCACCCACGTGCTCAACGCGGTCGACCCGCGGTTCGTCATGCCCGTGTTCTCCGGCGCGCTCGCCGCGGGGGCGGACTACCTCGACATGGCGATGTCGCTGTCGCGGCCGCACCCCGAGCGCCCGTACGAGGAGACCGGGGTCACGCTCGGCTCCGAGCAGTTCGAGGCCGCGGCGCGCTGGGAGGCCGCGGGCCGGCTCGCGCTCGTCGGCATGGGGGTGGAGCCGGGCCTGTCCGACGTCTTCGCCCGCTACGCCGTCGACCACCTCTTCTCCGAGGTCGACGAGCTCGGCACCCGCGACGGGTCGAACCTCACCGTCGACGGGTACGACTTCGCCCCGTCGTTCTCCATCTGGACGACGATCGAGGAGTGCCTCAACCCGCCGGTGGTGTGGGAGCGCGAGCGCGGCTGGTTCACGACCGCGCCGTTCAGCGAGCCCGAGGTGTTCGACTTCCCGGGCGGCATCGGCCCGGTCGAGTGCGTCAACGTCGAGCACGAGGAGGTGCTCCTCATGCCCCGCTGGCTCGACGCGAGGCGGGTGACGTTCAAGTACGGCCTCGGCGACGAGTTCATCGAGGTGCTCGAGGTGCTGCACAAGGTCGGCCTCGACCGCACCGACACGGTCCGGGTCGGCTCCGCCGACGGCCCGGTCCAGGTGTCCCCGCGCGACGTCGTGGCCGCGTGCCTGCCCGACCCCGCGACGCTCGGCGACCGCATGCGCGGCGCCACGTGCGCCGGGCTGTGGGTGACCGGGACCGGGACGGACGGCCGACCGCGCGAGGTGTACCTGCACCACGTCGTCGACAACGAGTGGTCGATGGCGGAGTACGGCGCGCAGTGCGTCGTGTGGCAGACCGCCGTCAACCCCGCGGTGGCCCTGGAGCTGCTGGCCCGCGGCACGTGGTCCGGCACCGGGGTGCTCGGTCCCGAGGCCTTCGACGCCGTGCCGTTCCTCGAGCTGCTGCGCGACGGCTACGGCTCGCCGTGGGGGATGCAGGAGCGGGAGCCCACCCGGGTGCTCGACCTCACCGCCGCGGAGCAGATGGCGGAGACCGACTGA
- a CDS encoding sensor histidine kinase has product MHPTTSGTRAERAVQALTGGRSLDVLLAAVAVVATVAGRLSEGPSPAGAGPATVVPGLLLAVVVGGSLAWRRTAPLASYAVGTAALVVESLALGPSPVSPYANLVGVVSLGWFGSARRALWGPPFALVGIAAWFASPQLPAVVPVTVVLVWLASWALAYQVARRREAEARDRATRQREAVRDERTRIARELHDVVGHALSLMLVQVGAARTVLDERPAAARDLLLATERTGAETMAELDRVLGLLREDVGSDTGPVAGGPVDDGPGLADLDGLVARFGDAGLQVRLDRGPGVRAHYSTSTDLAVYRVVQEALTNALRHGRAATARVSLRCRDGELLVEVVDDGTGPAPGWEPGRGLLGVRERTGLLGGGVEHGAAPGGGFRLAVHLPVGAPS; this is encoded by the coding sequence GTGCACCCCACGACGTCGGGCACGCGCGCGGAACGTGCGGTGCAGGCCCTCACGGGGGGCCGCTCGCTCGACGTCCTGCTCGCGGCGGTCGCCGTCGTCGCCACCGTCGCGGGGCGCCTGTCCGAAGGGCCCTCCCCCGCCGGGGCCGGTCCGGCCACGGTGGTGCCCGGGCTGCTGCTCGCCGTGGTGGTCGGCGGGTCGCTCGCGTGGCGGCGCACGGCGCCGCTCGCCTCGTACGCCGTCGGGACGGCGGCCCTGGTCGTGGAGTCGCTGGCGCTCGGGCCGAGCCCGGTCTCGCCCTACGCCAACCTCGTCGGCGTCGTCTCGCTCGGCTGGTTCGGCTCGGCGCGCCGGGCGCTGTGGGGGCCGCCGTTCGCGCTGGTCGGCATCGCGGCCTGGTTCGCCAGCCCCCAGCTGCCCGCGGTCGTGCCCGTCACCGTCGTGCTCGTCTGGCTCGCGAGCTGGGCGCTCGCGTACCAGGTGGCCCGGCGGCGGGAGGCGGAGGCCCGCGACCGCGCGACCCGCCAGCGCGAGGCGGTGCGCGACGAGCGCACGCGGATCGCCCGGGAGCTGCACGACGTCGTGGGGCACGCCCTCAGCCTCATGCTCGTGCAGGTGGGCGCCGCCCGGACGGTCCTCGACGAGCGGCCTGCGGCTGCGCGGGACCTGCTGCTCGCGACGGAGCGGACCGGCGCGGAGACGATGGCCGAGCTCGACCGTGTGCTCGGGCTGCTGCGGGAGGACGTCGGCTCCGACACCGGTCCCGTGGCGGGGGGTCCGGTCGACGACGGGCCCGGGCTCGCCGACCTCGACGGCCTCGTCGCGCGCTTCGGCGACGCGGGCCTGCAGGTCCGGCTCGACCGCGGTCCGGGGGTGCGCGCGCACTACTCCACGAGCACCGACCTCGCGGTGTACCGGGTCGTGCAGGAGGCGCTGACGAACGCGCTGCGCCACGGCCGGGCCGCGACGGCCCGCGTGTCGCTGCGGTGCCGCGACGGCGAGCTGCTCGTCGAGGTCGTCGACGACGGGACGGGTCCGGCCCCGGGCTGGGAGCCGGGTCGGGGCCTGCTCGGCGTCCGCGAGCGGACGGGGCTGCTCGGCGGCGGGGTCGAGCACGGCGCCGCGCCGGGCGGCGGGTTCCGGCTCGCGGTGCACCTGCCCGTCGGGGCGCCGTCGTGA